A single genomic interval of Bradyrhizobium japonicum USDA 6 harbors:
- a CDS encoding SDR family NAD(P)-dependent oxidoreductase: MHNVLVTGGSRGIGLAIGRRLADAGYNVIAAARRESDELRAAIGLSEGRLHFRACDLAVIDAIPAFAKLIRDEFGPIYGLVNNAGLGTEGLLATMHNSEIEALVQLNVLSPIILTKYVARQMMADGAGRIINISSIIATTGYNGLSVYGATKAAATGFTRSLAREVGKLGITVNAIAPGFIDTELTHNLSDEGRKRIAGRSALRRLPETDDVARMVEYLLGEGGRNVTGTVFTIDAGNTA; encoded by the coding sequence ATGCATAACGTCCTCGTCACCGGCGGCAGCCGCGGCATCGGCCTTGCCATCGGCAGGCGGCTGGCTGATGCCGGCTATAACGTGATTGCGGCGGCACGGCGCGAGAGCGACGAGCTCAGGGCGGCGATCGGCCTCTCCGAAGGGCGCCTGCATTTCCGCGCCTGCGACCTCGCCGTGATCGACGCGATCCCGGCGTTCGCGAAGCTTATCCGCGACGAGTTCGGCCCGATCTACGGCCTCGTCAACAATGCCGGCCTCGGCACCGAAGGCCTGCTTGCCACCATGCACAATTCCGAGATCGAGGCGCTGGTTCAGCTCAACGTACTGTCGCCGATCATTCTCACCAAATATGTCGCGCGCCAGATGATGGCCGATGGTGCCGGGCGCATCATCAACATTTCCTCGATCATCGCGACCACGGGCTACAACGGCCTCTCCGTCTACGGCGCGACCAAGGCCGCCGCCACCGGCTTCACCCGCTCGCTCGCGCGCGAGGTCGGCAAGCTCGGCATCACCGTGAACGCGATCGCGCCTGGTTTCATCGACACCGAGCTGACCCACAATCTCTCCGACGAAGGACGCAAGCGCATCGCCGGCCGTAGCGCACTGCGCCGCCTGCCCGAGACCGACGATGTCGCGCGCATGGTGGAATACCTGCTCGGCGAGGGCGGCCGCAACGTTACCGGTACCGTGTTCACGATCGACGCGGGGAATACGGCGTAA
- a CDS encoding DUF3095 domain-containing protein gives MTSGESFYGGIPVFRGFTSLMDPALYSPLPDDWSIGVADIVDSTKAIAAQRYKAVNMAGAAVIAAVTNALEGREFPFVFGGDGASFAVAPSDLEAAREALAATATWVREDLDLTMRVALVPVSAIRAQGLDVRVARFGPSANLSYAMFSGGGLAWADAAMKRGEFAVAEAPAGTQPDLSGLSCRFEVMPAARGLILSVLVMPARGGDPQAFRKVIEDIIHLVERSPDGGRPVPPQGPLLKWPPQGLEFEARTRRGGPLIARRASVLAYTLFVYLIMRFDLNVGGFVPNVYKRQVVENSDFRKYDDGLRMILDCTPQLARALSDRLAAAARDGVVRYGLYQQDAAMMTCFTPSALRSDHVHFIDGARGGYASAATALKAMMA, from the coding sequence ATGACATCAGGCGAATCCTTCTACGGCGGCATTCCCGTCTTCCGCGGCTTCACCAGTCTGATGGATCCCGCGCTCTATTCGCCATTGCCTGACGACTGGAGCATCGGCGTTGCCGACATCGTCGATTCCACCAAGGCGATTGCGGCGCAGCGCTACAAGGCGGTCAACATGGCCGGTGCCGCCGTGATCGCGGCGGTGACGAACGCATTGGAGGGGCGCGAATTCCCCTTCGTGTTCGGCGGCGACGGCGCGAGTTTTGCGGTCGCGCCGTCCGATCTGGAGGCCGCCCGCGAGGCGCTGGCTGCGACCGCGACCTGGGTGCGGGAAGATCTCGATCTGACAATGCGCGTGGCGCTGGTGCCGGTGAGCGCCATCCGCGCACAGGGCCTGGACGTGCGCGTCGCGCGCTTCGGTCCGTCGGCCAATTTGTCCTATGCGATGTTTTCCGGCGGCGGGCTCGCCTGGGCCGACGCCGCCATGAAGCGCGGCGAGTTCGCGGTCGCCGAGGCGCCCGCCGGCACGCAGCCCGATCTTTCCGGCCTGTCCTGCCGCTTCGAGGTGATGCCGGCCGCGCGCGGCCTGATCCTGTCGGTGCTGGTGATGCCGGCCCGCGGTGGCGATCCGCAAGCCTTCCGCAAGGTGATCGAGGACATCATCCATCTCGTCGAGCGCAGCCCTGATGGCGGCCGTCCGGTGCCGCCGCAGGGGCCGCTGCTGAAATGGCCGCCGCAGGGGCTGGAATTCGAAGCCCGCACCAGGCGCGGCGGCCCGCTCATTGCGCGTCGCGCCAGCGTCCTGGCCTACACGCTGTTCGTCTACCTGATCATGCGCTTCGACCTCAACGTCGGCGGCTTCGTGCCAAACGTCTACAAGCGTCAGGTGGTCGAGAATTCAGACTTCCGCAAATACGACGACGGCCTGCGCATGATCCTCGACTGCACCCCGCAGCTCGCGCGCGCGTTGAGCGACCGTCTCGCGGCCGCGGCGCGCGACGGCGTCGTGCGCTACGGCCTCTACCAGCAGGACGCCGCGATGATGACCTGTTTCACGCCGTCGGCCCTGCGCAGCGACCACGTCCATTTCATCGACGGCGCGCGCGGCGGTTACGCCTCGGCGGCAACGGCGTTGAAGGCGATGATGGCCTGA
- a CDS encoding DUF2147 domain-containing protein has translation MFGRFAIVSVILTALFGATAAHAQSADGTWLTQAGDARVKISKCGGGICGHIVWLREPYDTATGQPATDSKNPNPALAKRAMIGLPLFSGMEPSGPNKWSGQIYNADDGSTYASNVSVTGADSLRVEGCVGALCGGETWTRAGR, from the coding sequence ATGTTCGGCAGATTCGCCATCGTTTCCGTCATCCTGACCGCACTGTTCGGTGCGACCGCCGCCCACGCGCAGAGCGCCGATGGGACCTGGCTGACGCAGGCCGGCGATGCGCGCGTCAAGATCAGCAAATGCGGCGGCGGCATCTGCGGTCATATCGTCTGGTTGCGCGAGCCCTATGACACCGCGACCGGCCAGCCTGCGACTGACAGCAAGAATCCCAATCCCGCGCTCGCCAAACGCGCGATGATCGGCCTGCCGCTGTTCAGCGGCATGGAGCCCTCAGGGCCGAACAAATGGTCGGGCCAGATCTACAATGCCGATGACGGCAGCACCTATGCGAGCAACGTCTCCGTGACTGGTGCGGATTCGCTGCGGGTCGAAGGCTGCGTCGGCGCGCTCTGCGGCGGCGAGACCTGGACGCGCGCGGGACGGTAA
- a CDS encoding MATE family efflux transporter, with protein MTIDASADAAPPRAPVASPIASLLTAPILPTLLRLAIPNMIAMVGSTLVAIAETSYIGRLGTIPLAAIALVFPFAMLTQMMSAGAMGGGVSSAISRALGAGDRDRAATLALHAAIIGLCGGLFFTVMMLAFGRSFFTLLGGRERVLEEASGYSQMLFSGAVAIWLVNTLASVIRGTGDMRLPSMILIGASALQIVLGGTLGLGLFGVKQFGMPGVAAGQLIAFTCAAIFFVWYLLSGRGRLPLKIRAFHFERAMFLDILKVGAVACLSPLQTVLTILIFTKILATFGTEMLAGYGIGSRLEFLLIPITFAFGIASVPMVGMAMGAGHLKRARRVAWTAATASGLTVGLIGLVIALDPALWVSLFTRDPGVTAAAHSYFHWAGPAFVFFGMGVSLYFSSQGAARVGGPVLASTARLLIVAIGGVGLMMAQAPAWTLFALVGGAMVVFGLSTAASVAFARWGK; from the coding sequence ATGACGATCGACGCCTCCGCAGACGCCGCGCCGCCACGTGCACCGGTCGCTTCCCCCATTGCGAGCCTGCTGACGGCGCCGATCCTGCCGACACTGCTGCGGCTCGCGATCCCCAACATGATCGCCATGGTCGGCAGCACGCTGGTTGCGATTGCCGAGACCTCCTATATCGGCCGGCTCGGTACCATTCCGCTGGCGGCGATCGCGCTGGTATTTCCGTTCGCGATGCTGACGCAAATGATGAGCGCGGGCGCGATGGGCGGCGGCGTTTCGTCCGCGATCAGCCGCGCGCTCGGCGCAGGCGATCGTGACCGCGCCGCGACGCTGGCGCTGCACGCCGCCATCATCGGCCTCTGCGGCGGACTGTTCTTCACGGTGATGATGCTCGCCTTCGGCCGCAGCTTCTTCACGCTGCTCGGCGGACGCGAGCGCGTGCTCGAGGAAGCCAGCGGCTATTCGCAAATGCTGTTCTCCGGCGCGGTCGCGATCTGGCTCGTCAACACGCTGGCCTCGGTGATCCGCGGCACCGGCGACATGCGCCTGCCTTCGATGATTCTGATCGGGGCGAGCGCGCTCCAGATCGTGCTCGGCGGCACGCTGGGGCTCGGCCTGTTCGGCGTGAAGCAATTCGGCATGCCCGGTGTCGCCGCCGGCCAGCTCATCGCCTTCACTTGCGCGGCGATCTTCTTCGTCTGGTATCTCCTGTCCGGCCGCGGCCGGCTGCCGCTGAAGATCCGCGCCTTCCATTTCGAACGCGCGATGTTCCTGGACATCCTCAAGGTCGGCGCGGTCGCCTGCCTGTCGCCGCTCCAGACCGTGCTCACGATTCTGATCTTCACAAAAATCCTCGCGACCTTCGGCACCGAGATGCTGGCCGGCTACGGCATCGGCTCGCGGCTGGAATTCCTGCTGATCCCGATCACCTTCGCCTTCGGTATCGCCTCGGTGCCGATGGTCGGCATGGCGATGGGCGCCGGGCATTTGAAACGCGCCCGACGTGTCGCCTGGACCGCGGCCACGGCCTCGGGATTGACCGTCGGCCTGATCGGCCTCGTCATCGCGCTTGATCCGGCGTTGTGGGTATCGCTCTTCACCAGGGATCCCGGCGTCACCGCGGCGGCGCACAGCTATTTCCACTGGGCCGGTCCGGCCTTCGTGTTCTTCGGCATGGGCGTGTCGCTGTACTTCTCCTCGCAAGGCGCGGCGCGCGTCGGCGGTCCGGTGCTGGCATCCACGGCGCGGCTTCTGATCGTCGCGATCGGTGGCGTCGGTCTCATGATGGCGCAGGCGCCGGCCTGGACCTTGTTCGCACTGGTCGGCGGCGCCATGGTGGTGTTCGGGCTGTCGACCGCGGCCTCGGTCGCCTTCGCCCGCTGGGGCAAATGA
- a CDS encoding GNAT family N-acetyltransferase — MSIEIDILNGDASWPIAQPLLSAVWGRDAAEKPSWAHVKWANADLRVLIETPEDGLVCHVGIYFRTVTWNGQKVHVGGIGGVCTREDRRGRGYATMAIDAAIHTMRANEAVRFGLLFSEPDNFAFYQARSWLPFKGEVYCEQPEGRIRFDYMAPYVFNIVRAPTLGTIDLCGLPW, encoded by the coding sequence ATGAGCATCGAGATCGACATTTTGAATGGCGACGCCTCGTGGCCGATCGCACAGCCCCTGCTCAGCGCGGTCTGGGGACGTGACGCTGCCGAGAAACCGTCCTGGGCCCATGTCAAATGGGCCAATGCCGACCTTCGCGTGCTGATCGAGACGCCCGAGGACGGCCTCGTCTGCCATGTCGGCATCTATTTCCGCACCGTCACCTGGAACGGGCAGAAGGTCCATGTCGGCGGCATCGGCGGGGTCTGCACGCGCGAGGACCGGCGCGGTCGCGGCTACGCGACCATGGCGATCGACGCAGCCATCCACACCATGCGCGCCAACGAGGCGGTCCGTTTCGGGCTGCTGTTCTCCGAACCGGACAATTTTGCGTTCTACCAAGCCCGCAGCTGGCTACCCTTCAAGGGCGAGGTCTATTGCGAGCAGCCGGAGGGTCGGATCCGCTTTGACTACATGGCGCCCTACGTCTTCAACATCGTCCGCGCGCCGACGCTGGGCACCATCGACCTATGCGGCCTCCCCTGGTGA
- a CDS encoding superoxide dismutase: MTFTLPPLPYAYDALGQFMSKETLEFHHDKHHQAYVTNGNNALKGTEWEGKSLEEIVKGSFGKNPAVFNNAGQHYNHIHFWSWMKPNGGGTKLPGKLEKKINEDLGGFEKFKTDFQAAGVGQFGSGWCWLQVKNGKLEISKTPNGENPLVHGATPILGCDVWEHSYYIDYRNRRPDYLKAFVENLVNWEYVESLFDKA, from the coding sequence ATGACCTTTACGCTGCCCCCACTCCCTTACGCCTATGACGCCCTCGGCCAGTTCATGTCGAAGGAGACGCTGGAATTCCACCACGACAAGCATCATCAGGCCTACGTCACCAACGGCAACAACGCGCTTAAGGGCACCGAATGGGAAGGCAAGTCCCTTGAGGAGATCGTCAAGGGCTCGTTCGGCAAGAACCCGGCCGTGTTCAACAATGCCGGCCAGCACTACAACCACATCCACTTCTGGAGCTGGATGAAGCCCAATGGCGGCGGCACCAAGCTGCCGGGCAAGCTCGAGAAGAAGATCAACGAGGACCTCGGCGGCTTCGAGAAGTTCAAGACGGACTTCCAGGCGGCCGGCGTCGGTCAGTTCGGCTCCGGCTGGTGCTGGCTCCAGGTCAAGAACGGCAAGCTCGAGATCTCCAAGACCCCGAACGGCGAGAATCCGCTGGTACACGGCGCCACCCCGATCCTCGGCTGCGACGTGTGGGAGCACTCCTACTACATCGACTATCGCAACCGCCGTCCGGACTATCTCAAGGCGTTCGTCGAGAATCTCGTGAACTGGGAATACGTCGAGTCCCTGTTCGACAAGGCGTAA
- a CDS encoding permease → MSEPSPNNPAPAEDAEFEPRPGRVRKPIGWSTIIIAVLVAVSAGLVWRRDGTDGVLEILTHDLSLFGGILPRVLAGCLLGAFISEILPHEKVSRSLGPKSGLMGLLIGTAFGAILPGGPFTAYPVASALLAVGADFGATIAMVVSWTLIGYGRAVAWEIPIMGTDFTLWRILISLPLPVLAGALGRFVYVRIYPQPAAKDDEN, encoded by the coding sequence TTGTCAGAACCTTCCCCGAACAATCCTGCGCCTGCCGAGGACGCGGAGTTCGAGCCGCGGCCGGGGCGTGTGCGCAAGCCGATCGGTTGGTCGACCATCATCATCGCGGTGCTGGTGGCGGTGAGCGCGGGCCTGGTCTGGCGGCGTGATGGCACAGACGGTGTCCTGGAGATTCTCACGCACGACCTCTCGCTGTTCGGCGGCATCCTGCCGCGGGTGCTGGCGGGCTGCCTGCTCGGGGCCTTCATCTCCGAAATCCTGCCGCACGAAAAAGTCTCGCGCTCGCTCGGGCCGAAATCCGGCCTGATGGGCCTTCTGATCGGCACCGCCTTCGGCGCGATCCTGCCGGGCGGACCCTTCACCGCCTATCCCGTGGCGAGCGCGCTGCTCGCCGTGGGCGCCGATTTCGGCGCCACCATCGCCATGGTCGTGAGCTGGACCCTGATCGGCTACGGCCGCGCGGTGGCCTGGGAAATCCCGATCATGGGCACCGACTTCACGCTGTGGCGGATCCTGATCTCGTTGCCGCTGCCGGTGCTCGCCGGCGCGCTCGGCCGCTTCGTCTATGTCCGGATCTATCCGCAGCCGGCCGCGAAGGACGACGAGAATTGA
- a CDS encoding metal ABC transporter ATP-binding protein: MAAALHFHNVTLGYDRHPAVHHLNGEVARGALVAVIGPNGAGKSTLLRGIVGILRPLDGSIHLGGLDSRDIAYLPQSAEIDRSFPISVFDFVGTGLWRDAGLFGGIGKAAREKILRAIASVGLNGFENRPIGTLSGGQMQRILFARVLLQDARLIVLDEPFNAIDSKTTADLLALVKHWHGEGRTVLAALHDMEMVRNHFTETLVLARGPVAWGPTAEVLTPENLLVAMRMCEAFDDSATACAEDGRSRAA; this comes from the coding sequence ATGGCGGCGGCACTGCACTTTCACAATGTCACGCTCGGCTATGACCGCCACCCGGCTGTGCATCATCTCAACGGCGAGGTCGCGCGAGGCGCGCTGGTCGCCGTGATCGGCCCGAACGGCGCCGGCAAGTCGACGCTGTTGCGCGGCATCGTCGGCATCCTCAGGCCGCTCGACGGCAGCATCCATCTCGGCGGGCTCGACAGCCGCGATATCGCCTATCTGCCGCAGAGCGCGGAGATCGACCGCAGCTTCCCGATCTCGGTGTTCGACTTCGTCGGCACCGGGCTGTGGCGCGATGCGGGCCTGTTCGGCGGCATCGGCAAGGCGGCGCGGGAGAAGATCCTGCGCGCGATCGCCTCCGTCGGCCTCAACGGCTTCGAGAACCGCCCCATCGGCACGCTCTCGGGCGGGCAGATGCAGCGCATCCTGTTCGCGCGCGTGCTGCTCCAGGACGCGCGCCTGATCGTGCTCGACGAGCCCTTCAACGCAATCGACAGCAAGACCACGGCCGATCTGCTCGCGCTGGTGAAGCACTGGCACGGCGAAGGCCGCACCGTGCTCGCCGCATTGCACGACATGGAAATGGTGCGCAACCATTTCACCGAAACGCTGGTGCTGGCGCGCGGCCCCGTGGCCTGGGGACCGACGGCGGAGGTGCTGACGCCGGAAAACCTGCTGGTCGCGATGCGGATGTGCGAGGCTTTTGACGATAGTGCCACGGCTTGCGCCGAGGACGGACGCTCGCGGGCGGCGTGA
- a CDS encoding metal ABC transporter permease, which yields MIYDALIGPFTEFEFMRRAFAAVIALSLAGAPIGVFLMLRRMSLVGDAMAHAILPGAAVGFLLSGLNLFAMTAGGLVAGFAVAILAGVVARSTGLKEDASLATFYLASLALGVTIVSIKGTNIDLLHVLFGNILAMDDQTLLVVAFNATVTLLVLAVIYRPLVIESVDPLFLRTVSRAGGPAHLAFLALVVINLVNGFQALGTLLAVGLMILPAGIARFWSRDLTAMICIAVVAAAVSGYAGLVLSFQTRVPSGPAIILVATVLYIVSVLFGRVGGIVRQMFPGRHLEA from the coding sequence ATGATCTATGACGCGCTGATCGGCCCGTTCACCGAATTCGAGTTCATGCGGCGCGCGTTCGCCGCCGTGATCGCGCTGTCGCTGGCGGGGGCGCCGATCGGCGTGTTCCTGATGCTGCGGCGCATGAGCCTCGTCGGCGACGCCATGGCGCATGCGATCCTGCCCGGCGCGGCCGTCGGCTTCCTGCTCTCCGGCCTCAATCTGTTCGCGATGACGGCCGGCGGCCTGGTTGCGGGCTTTGCGGTTGCGATCCTCGCTGGCGTGGTCGCGCGTTCGACCGGGCTGAAGGAGGACGCCTCGCTTGCGACCTTCTATCTGGCCTCGCTGGCGCTGGGCGTCACCATCGTCTCGATCAAGGGCACCAATATCGACCTCCTGCACGTGCTGTTCGGCAACATTCTCGCGATGGACGACCAGACGCTGCTGGTGGTCGCCTTCAACGCCACGGTGACGCTGCTGGTGCTCGCGGTGATCTATCGCCCGCTGGTGATCGAGAGTGTCGATCCCCTGTTCCTGCGCACCGTCAGCCGTGCCGGCGGTCCCGCGCATCTCGCCTTCCTCGCGCTCGTCGTGATCAACCTCGTCAACGGCTTTCAGGCGCTCGGCACGCTGCTCGCGGTGGGCCTGATGATCCTGCCGGCGGGCATTGCCCGGTTCTGGTCGCGCGATCTCACCGCCATGATCTGCATCGCCGTCGTCGCTGCCGCCGTCTCGGGCTATGCGGGCCTCGTATTGTCGTTCCAGACCCGCGTGCCGTCGGGCCCTGCGATCATTCTGGTGGCGACAGTGCTTTACATCGTCTCGGTGCTGTTCGGCCGCGTCGGCGGTATTGTCCGGCAGATGTTTCCCGGCCGGCATCTGGAAGCGTGA